A single genomic interval of Rhododendron vialii isolate Sample 1 chromosome 3a, ASM3025357v1 harbors:
- the LOC131320244 gene encoding equilibrative nucleotide transporter 8-like, protein MQKTQQMEGVKIPGNHQTEPRDTFKIAYAIHFLLGAGNLLPWNALITAADYFGHLYPSKHIERVFSVAYMSSSLLVLALIMGLGGNCKMIMSFRMRMNLGFSLFVLSLMVILLLDWAWDGNGSEGRPNGAYGVTVGSVVVCGLADGLVGGSLVGSAGKLPKQFMQAVFAGTASSGVLVSILRIITKASLPQTPRGLQTSATLYFILSTFILLCCIFCSNLLYKLPVMQQHNKLLGTSNLNPRPNFWDVARKIRWPAFGIFTVYTVTLSIFPGFMAENIKSTICKDWYPVILITIYNVFDLVGKCLTAAYVLENVGKATWACMARLLFYPLFTVCLHGPSWMKNEVIVAFLTIALGLTNGYLTSVLMILTPKSVLDPEAEVSAVVMAVFLGMGLVAGSILGWFWII, encoded by the exons ATgcaaaaaacccaacaaatgGAAGGTGTCAAAATCCCTGGAAATCACCAAACTGAGCCAAGGGACACATTCAAAATCGCTTACGCCATTCATTTCTTGCTAGGGGCAGGCAACTTACTACCCTGGAATGCTCTCATCACCGCTGCCGATTACTTCGGGCACCTCTACCCGTCCAAACACATCGAGAGAGTCTTCTCGGTGGCTTACATGAGTTCTTCCCTATTGGTTCTGGCTCTGATTATGGGGTTGGGTGGAAATTGTAAAATGATCATGAGCTTCAGAATGAGGATGAACTTGGGCTTTTCTCTGTTCGTTCTGTCTCTCATGGTGATTTTATTACTGGACTGGGCTTGGGATGGAAATGGGTCGGAGGGGAGGCCCAATGGAGCGTATGGGGTGACGGTTGGATCGGTTGTTGTTTGCGGATTGGCTGACGGGTTGGTTGGAGGAAGCCTTGTTGGGTCTGCTGGGAAGCTGCCTAAACAGTTCATGCAGGCTGTTTTTGCAGGAACTGCTTCCTCAG GCGTTCTTGTATCCATCTTGAGGATCATAACAAAGGCATCACTCCCCCAAACACCGCGAGGTCTACAGACAAGCGCCACCTTATATTTTATTCTCAGCACATTCATTTTGCTATGCTGCATTTTTTGCAGCAATCTGTTGTACAAATTGCCAGTAATGCAGCAGCACAACAAGCTTCTCGGAACCAGCAATTTGAATCCAAGGCCAAACTTTTGGGACGTGGCAAGAAAAATCCGGTGGCCCGCATTCGGAATTTTCACTGTTTACACAGTTACTCTATCAATCTTCCCCGGATTCATGGCGGAAAACATCAAATCAACGATTTGCAAAGATTGGTACCCGGTTATTTTGATCACAATTTATAACGTGTTTGACTTAGTGGGGAAATGTTTAACTGCTGCATatgttttggaaaatgttggaaAGGCTACTTGGGCTTGCATGGCAAGGCTTTTGTTCTACCCCCTCTTTACAGTGTGCCTACATGGACCCAGTTGGATGAAAAATGAGGTGATAGTGGCATTTCTGACAATCGCGCTCGGGTTGACCAACGGGTACCTGACAAGTGTCCTCATGATACTCACCCCGAAATCCGTGCTAGATCCGGAAGCCGAGGTGTCGGCTGTTGTGATGGCTGTGTTCTTGGGGATGGGGTTGGTTGCTGGTTCTATTCTCGGTTGGTTTTGGATCATTTGA